The genomic stretch ctagggaggcagaggcaagaggatctcggtcccaggacagcctggtcttaGTAGTTCCAGGCTGGGCAGAGcgatagggaaaccctgtcttataaaacaaaacaggcaggctgtggtagtgcatgtctttaatcccagcacttgagaggtagaggcaggcggatttctgagttcaaggctacacagagaaattctggcTTGGAAAAGCAACAGCTGGACACTGATTGGAGCTTGGTCCTGTAAGGACCTGGCATGGTTCCTCTTTAGTGTAAGTTAAGTGTTCTTGAGAGATCAGCCAGCCCATTCACAGGTAACCATTATGACGGTACTGAAAGAAGGgagacatacacataaatctttaaaaaaaagggggggggcgctgaagagatggctcaacagttaagagcactgacttctagaggtcttgagttcaattcccagcaaccacactgtggttcataaccatcttatctgtaatgggatctaatgccctcttctggtgtgtctgaagacagcaacagtgtactcgtatatataaaatagattttttttattttgtttttcgagactttttttttgtttgtttgttttttgagacagggtttctctgtgtagccctggctgtcctggaactcactttgtagaccaggctggcctcgaactcagaaatccacctgcctcNNNNNNNNNNNNNNNNNNNNNNNNNNNNNNNNNNNNNNNNNNNNNNNNNNNNNNNNNNNNNNNNNNNNNNNNNNNNNNNNNNNNNNNNNNNNNNNNNNNNNNNNNNNNNNNNNNNNNNNNNNNNNNNNNNNNNNNNNNNNNNNNNNNNNNNNNNNNNNNNNNNNNNNNNNNNNNNNNNNNNNNNNNNNNNNNNNNNNNNNNNNNNNNNNNNNNNNNNNNNNNNNNNNNNNNNNNNNNNNNNNNNNNNNNNNNNNNNNNNNNNNNNNNNNNNNNNNNNNNNNNNNNNNNNNNNNNNNNNNNNNNNNNNNNNNNNNNNNNNNNNNNNNNNNNNNNNNNNNNNNNNNNNNNNNNNNNNNNNNNNNNNNNNNNNNNNNNNNNNNNNNNNNNNNNNNNNNNNNNNNNNNNNNNNNNNNNNNNNNNNNNNNNNNNNNNNNNNNNNNNNNNNNNNNNNNNNNNNNNNNNNNNNNNNNNNNNNNNNNNNNNNNNNNNNNNNNNNNNNNcagctacagtgtacttacatataataaataaataaatcttaaaaaaaaaaaaaaaaaaaaaaaaaaaaaaaaaaaaaaaaaaaaaaaaaaaaaaagcaaaaacagaaaacaaaacaaaaaaacccacaatggctgggagaggggagaggcgGTGATAATATTTAAAGGAACACTGCTGTTGTGTGAGTTGGAAATCACCTCCACCTGCAGTGTCAGCTGGGCACTGAGAAAGAAGCAGGGCAAAGATGGATGGCGCTTGGGCCCTTCGCTTACTGTGCTTTGTTTAGGATTTTGTCTGTCTGCACATAACCCAGGCCTTTACACAGTTGTTTACCTGAAAGTCGGCCTTAAATTCTTTactttcctgcctccacttctcagtACTAAGACTACAGCTATGCCTAAAATGTTCCTTTTTGGGGTGTAATAGAATTTTATACCCTGGAGATGGCTGTGAACTCTGGAGGTGACTCAAGGTGTAAAAACCTCAACCAAACAAGCCTGACAACCCCAAGTTTGTTCCTTGAAGTCACTGATGGAAGAAAAGAGCAGATGCTGAGAACTCTTCTCACCTCCACGCACAGAGCATGCGCACGCGCACCTGCGCCTGCTCACAGTGGCAATTAAGGAGCTGGGTGtattgattgcttttttttttttttttttttttttaaaatagctttgtgcatcttttattgtttttttttttttttttttttttttcttaaaatagctCAGTAAGGAAGGATTTGTCTTGTCTCACAGTCTGAGGGTATAGTCCATCACACAGGAAGCAATGGCAGCAGGCCTTGAGGAATCTGGTCAAGTAGATACAGGGCGAGACAAATGCCCGTGCTCAGGCCTCTTTTTGCTTTTCATTCTGTCTAGGACCCGCCCATGGAGCAGAGTATCCTCCAAGAGGGGGTTATGTTCCTCAGTTAACCCTCTCTAGGAACTCCTTCAGAGGCATGCCAGGaaatgtgtctcctaggtgattgtAGATTGTCAAGgtgacaatattaaccatcaaCACTGGGCATCCCATATTGTACTTGCTGAGGGCTTTACCATCTGGGCTGGGCCTTGTTCTGGTGGTGCTGGCTCTGGCGCCTCTGGCTTGCTGAATATTGCTGGTAACGGGCTCTAGACCATCACTACTGAGATCAGTTCTGATCCCAAGAAAACCAAGCCTGTTAGAAAAGGCAAGCCAAGGGATTGGGGAAGCAGGATCATCAACCAGGTCTGTGTCTCCCTCAGTCTTCCGCAGGCAGGCAGAGTATCCACTCCAAGCAGGCCTTGAAAACAGCCATGCAGCCTGCTGAGCCACAGCTAGAAGAACCTAAGGACTCCGGGGAGCCCACTATAGAGGTGACAGCAAAGCCCTGGGGGCTCCCTCATCTACTGTTGACCCTAAGACAGAAGGCAAGGAAGATAGGCAGCTGCAGAAACTCTTCCTTAGGCTAGGCTAAGACTTGTGTTCCTGATGCTCAGACTCCTCGCTGTGGAGCATCTTGGGTCCTCAGCAGCTCAGTCCCCTCGGAAACAAACCTCATTTGTCCTGTCCTTTCCCCTGTTCCTCCCCGACCGAAGCCAAGGGCCACAGAGATCTAATTCCTCTAGAGAAGAGAGGTggacaggggagggagggctggCTCTTGGGTTGGAAGCCTCATACCATTTCAGTCACCAAGGCACCTTCTCTGCAAAGCCATCTTCAGAGCCAGCATTGGATGAGCAGCCGGAACCTACTGTCACATTCCTGTTCACGCTCCTGAACACTCCGGAGCCCATAGACGATGAGACGACGTAAGGCTGCCTGAATGGTGTGTCTGTGCGTGAGTGGCTATTATTGAGGAACTTGAAAGACAACCCCCACCTAAAACCATTCAAACCTGTGCTAGGATTAAGCTTTGGGCTGAACAGCGGAAAGTCCACACGTGACTGATGGGGCTGGGTCTCAGGCTGGGAACACACAGCTGGTCTCCAGACCCTGAGGTCCGACTCTTACCTCCCCAGGGACACAGACATATATGAGAATCAGTTCATTGATGAGGATGACTGGGGCCCTAGACGGACCTCAGAAGAAATAGAGCATTTGCAAAGGGACTGCAGGAGGTGAGTTTCAGGGACAGACCAGTGGGGCAAAGTTTGCAGGACAGGTTGGGGAAGTCAGATCTAGTTCTTAGCCAAGGGCTTGGGCTGCTGCTGTGGCTTTGGGTCTCCGCTTTCCTTGAATTCTCTGGCTGtcttttctgttgtctttattCTGTCAGGGCCGACTCTTAAGCACAAGTATCCTACAGGACCAGGATCTGTCCCACCCGTTAGTGACCATAGCCATGGCTGAGTGGCAGGAGTCTGATGCATTGAGCATTCTTAACTTTAACTGTCAAAGAACTAGATGGGTAGCTGGTGGTAGAGGGGTTCTGTTCTGTGATGTCAGCCAATGGAGCTGGGGGTCCATTCAATTCCTCCTGGCAACAGAGGTCAAGGATGGAAGTGATGGCTCTCCTCAGTGCTCCATGCCTTTGACCCTGGATCTGAACAATGCCTGTTTCCACTCACACACTTCTGGTACTGAGCTCTCAGGCAGGGCTGATTCAGGCTAGAAACTTTGAGAGTCCTGAACCAGGCCTTAGAGAGCTCAAAGAGATGGCCAGCCTTCTTCCCTGCTCCATGGAGACTGCCACCCAGGTAAGAAGCAGCCTGCTTAAGAAGAGTTGGCTATGGGTGAGtagctgtaaccccagcatttggagatggaaacaggaagatcaggTGTTCAACATCTTCCTCTCTTTGAgaattgcaggccagcctgggctacatgagatcttggtATGAATAAATGAGGAAGGTTGAGCATGTAGATCGGGTGGTTAAGCATTTGCCTTTGAGGAAGCTATGCTTCAGATCTCAGTATTGTACATCTAGGTAAGACTGTGTGTGTCCAAAGTCAGCagtgagagatggaaagagaagaatcaagaGTTCAGTGTCCAAaaaatgccgggcagtggtggcgcacacctttaatcccagcacttgggaggcagagacaggcggatttctgagttcaaggccagcctggtctacagaataaattccaggacagccagggctacacagagaaaccctgtcttggaaaaaaaaaaaaaaagttcagtgtctgcactggctgctcttacagaggatctaggttgaaatcccagcatccacatagagaTTCACAACTATCTACAACTTTAATTCCAGGGAATCTGCTCCCTCTTCTCACTTGCTGGGGGCACCAGACGCAGggacagacaaaacactcataaactaAGTCaatctttgtttgcttttcaagacagggtttctctgtgtagtcctgcctgtcctggaactcactctgtagaccaggctagcctgtaATTTACAgatatccacttgcctctgctgggatttaaggtgtgcactaccactacTCAGTGGAGATAAGTAAGTCTTAGAGAAAATGCTGGTCCTGGTAGTCCACACTAcatcccagcaccaggaggctgaggccggcaggtctgtgtgtctgaggccagtcttgtctacatagtgagttccaggacagccaggactatgtggTAAGACATTGCCtcagaaataacaaaaaagaaaaagaagaggattGGTTTTTCTGGGCTGTTTATGCAGGTTATATGGGAGGACCAGTTTCCTCTGCAATGGTGATGTGGGAGGGAGGCACCAGCGACAGAGCTATTGCAGGAAGTGTGTGTATTTTAGGGGTTCCTGGGGCTCAGGGGGCTCTCCTTTCTCCTAGGCTTGAGGAATCACTGTACGCTAACCAAAGGGAAAACCTGGCCCTTGAAGAAAAGCTAGAGAACTTGGTGAGACCCTCAGCCCAAGAGCTATTCTTTGCCTtggctcctccccaccccaagccTTGCCCCTTTGCTCCTGAGGCTGAACTTAGTCCTGCTGGTTGGCCACCCACGTTAGTTCTTGTAACCCTTTGTCCTAGCCTACCGTGGTGTATGAGGACCTGGAGAGCATTCTGATCATCCCAGAGGAATCCAGGCTCACCCAGGAAACAGATGAAAACTCCCAAGTCAAAGCAGAGGGACATTCAAAAGAAAGCAAGGATAAGTCAGCAAGCAGAGGCCACTCAGGAGGAAGCAGGGGCTACCCAGGAGGAAGCAGGGGCTACCCAGGAGGAAGCAGGGGCTACCCAGGAGGAAGTCCAACCTCTTGAGCAACCGAAGAGGGCTCCTGGCCTGCACTACTCCTTTGACACTCCCATACCTTTGCCAGAAGCCACCTCATCCCCAGAAAATTCCACAGGAATGCTCCACCAGTCAGCCCCTCTTTAAGCCCCAGCAATAAAGATCACCACTGAATTGCAGAGCCTTGGGTGAGGTGGAcatccaggggatctgagagcTAGGTCTCTGGACCTTCCTAACTCCCATAGTGCTGCCTTCAGACTCAATCAAGATTTCAGAGTACAGACTAAGGTTGCGAAGAACCTCTTTTGTAGGTCATGGGGTGTGGAGCAGGAAGATGGTAAGAATTCCCAAGGGTTTAGAGATGCATTTAGATTTGGGCTGTGACTGCTTAAGGGCTTTGCCTTTCAGTGTGTGCCCAGCCTGGGGAGCCTCACTAGGCTCCCACAATTCCTAAAGTGAGAGACAAAGTGTATGTGTGAAGGGAACACCTACCTACTCCtacgttctctctctctttctctctttctttttgtttttgtttttttttttttttttttgtttttcgagacagggtttctctgtgtagccctggctgtcctggaactcacgctgtagaccaggctggcctcgaactcagaaatccgcctgcctctgcctcccaagtactggtattaaagACGTGCGTCACCATTCCCGGCTCAGAAGTCCTACCTTCTAAagcctggggagatgactcaagTAATGAAGTTCTTGTCACTCAAACTGAAGTACCTGAGCTGGAATCTCCAAAATCCACATAACGGTGGGATGCATAGCATGAGGAGAGGTCGTTATCCCAGCACTCCCAAGGGGAGATGAGAGGTAGAGACCAGAATCCCTCAGGTCAGCTAACCTGCTGGGCCCATGCAGTGTGGAAATAGCAAAGATACCTGGAGTGAGAatttttggatttggtttctttaaaaaaaaaatagaaatattgtaagaatatgttttcattttaacccaAGGTgtggatatggggctgcttcagtccacagcagctgtgatttgcctcatgctctagcaggggcatgaatttgccagctgcagatagtttctgcaattgtgtgatggCATTTGGATTTCTGGGGACTTTTCTGAGGATATACAAGTGTTAAGGCTGCTGAGAGGtagtgtgggtgggtggttggttgttgttgattGTGATTTGTTAAGTAATTGTgagtatagaagaaaacaaaaagaagaaattagatgtcCGGACAGTGATACTTGTCTCAGGGGACTTGACTTCCCTAATCCACAGGAAGTAGCCTAACTCCTGACTTTATTCACGGATGTCTCTGCACTTCTATCTTTTTCTCTAGTGTTAGGGGCTTGAAAGGTTATaagaaaagagatgaagaagggtggaagaaagaagaacccacaaagtagccaagaCAGCTCCGGATACCTGTCTAAACTGACAGCGTGACCTCCATGGTGTGGTTAAGAGAAAGCTTTGATTGTAGAGATGAGAGCGAGGACAGCCAGAGGCATTTGAAAGAGTCCGGAGCAGAGAGTGGAAAAAAGTAAACTGGACACAACCAGGGCTATCTATGAGAGAGGGGAACTCGCAGGAGATAGAGTAGCATAgtgaaaggggagggagggagggagggagggagggaagggagagagagagagagagagagagaatgagcataTCAAAAATAGCAGGGatagcagggggcagggggctggagagatggtttagtagttaagagcactggctgttctagaggacctgagttcaattcccagcaaccacatggtggctcacaaccacctgaaatgggatccagtgccctcttctggtgtgtctgaggacagcaacagtgtactagtatacataaataaatcttaaaaaaaaaagaaaaaagaatagcagggttataaggagagagaagctgggggaggAAGCCTGTGGTGAAAGTCGATTGCATCCTAAtccattttagaaaataatctcTTAATGTTATGGAGCCTGCGCTGGACTTCCTCTCTAATCCTCCAAGAAAGCTTCCTGAGGACAGGAAACCCTAGAATGAGGGAGCATGGGAGTCGGGCCACCTCTTCCTGCTCTTGGACCTGCACCACCAACCTGAAGGAGTTCCCTGCTTGTGGCTCCTCCTCCAGCCACCCACAGTGTAGtgaatcaaacccaaggcctgcTGGGCTAGGCACGCACACACTAACACAGCGAAGCCCCTCTTGCCTCTGTATAACTTTGAAGTACCCTGGGGACTGTTTCAAGCACAGTGGCTGAGGGGACACTTGAGCGGGCACATCTGACCCTGATTCAGCTTAGGCTGAGCAGAACTCACACCTTTAACTCTACAGTCCACCTCTTCAGAGGCCCCATCTTCATCTGATGGTTGCAGGGGGCTCCCAGCTTCCCCTGAGAACCACTTCCTGCCAGTCCTTGACCAGCGGCCCGGTGGTACAGTGAGCCTTAGTCTCCCTAAGGGAAGCATGCGGTAACAATGTTGACCAGGGATGCTTTGGCCAACAGTTCAATGGTGAAACTACTTATCAGACTAAGGACATCCTTCCACATTTATTAGAGACtgatttattgtatataaaacatttcccagctgggcgtggtggtgcacgcctttaatcccagcacttgggaggcagaggcaggcggatttctgagctcgaggccagcctggtctacaaagtgagttccaggacagccagggctacacaaagaaatcccaatatatataaattttcccCAATTATATTAAACCTATTCCCACCTCCTTTGTGTCTACATTTGTCAATTTAGATTGGCTCAATCTTGAAGTATAATCCAATAGGACTGGAGactaaatactttaaaataaagtgtTCATAGGTCTTTTGGACCGTTAGATTGCTTGATATTACTAAGGAAGAAaatttccagaggtcctgggttcagttcccagtaaccacatggtggctcataaccatgtgtaatgggatcgaatgcgctcttctggtgtgtctgaagacagctacagtgtactcatataaataaaataaataattcttttaaaaaaataaggaagacattttgttttaattaagggGGAGGCATGTATGGCAcaatgcttgtggaggtcagaggacaagtctgTAGAGTTCTCTCTGTTCACCTTTATGTGGGCTGCAGGGAGCACACTTAAGTCCCGAGGCGTGTATGGctagctgaaccatct from Mus caroli chromosome 19, CAROLI_EIJ_v1.1, whole genome shotgun sequence encodes the following:
- the LOC110286114 gene encoding uncharacterized protein LOC110286114 isoform X2; the protein is MQPAEPQLEEPKDSGEPTIEPSSEPALDEQPEPTVTFLFTLLNTPEPIDDETTLEESLYANQRENLALEEKLENLPTVVYEDLESILIIPEESRLTQETDENSQVKAEGHSKESKDKSASRGHSGGSRGYPGGSRGYPGGSRGYPGGSPTS
- the LOC110286114 gene encoding uncharacterized protein LOC110286114 isoform X1; amino-acid sequence: MQPAEPQLEEPKDSGEPTIEPSSEPALDEQPEPTVTFLFTLLNTPEPIDDETTDTDIYENQFIDEDDWGPRRTSEEIEHLQRDCRRLEESLYANQRENLALEEKLENLPTVVYEDLESILIIPEESRLTQETDENSQVKAEGHSKESKDKSASRGHSGGSRGYPGGSRGYPGGSRGYPGGSPTS